The following nucleotide sequence is from Salvia miltiorrhiza cultivar Shanhuang (shh) chromosome 7, IMPLAD_Smil_shh, whole genome shotgun sequence.
AGATGAATTAGGAGAACAATTGTATAAAACTTTATCTGGTAGGAGATATTTAATCATTTTAGACGACATATGGAGTTTCGAAGCTTGGAATGAAGTGAGGTGTTTCTTTCCTGATAATGGAAGTGGAAGCCGGATTCTTCTAACTACTAGGTTGTCAGATGTGGCTAACGATTGTGGCTCTTCTTGCTTTCAGAAGAATCTTCTAGATGAGGTTGAAAGTTGGCAATTATTCTGTAAGAAGGCATTCCAAAATGAAGATTGTCCTAGTGAACTTGAGAAAGTTGGAAGGGAGATTGTTAAATTATGCAAAGGACTAGCATTGACCATTGTTGTGATTGGTGGGAGTCTTCTAAATTCTCCTAGAACCGTAGGATATTGGAAGAATGTTGCCGAAGATATAGAATCAAGTCCCAACTCAAAACAGAAAGACGAAAGCTTAGATGTATTGTTTTCAAGTTATAACCACTTGCCTCCTCGTTTAAAGCCTTGCTTTCTTCATATTGGAGTTCTTAAACTTACTAATTATGAGAACCTCCATATCTCGAGAATCATCCAACTTTGGATTGCTGAGGGATTTTTGAAATCAAATGGAGGCCGAGTTTTGGAAGAGATTGCAGAGGACTACTTGAAAGAACTTATTGATAGAAATCTGATATTAGTCAGCAAACGAAGTAAAACTGGGAAGATGAAACGTTTTGATATTCATGATCTTTTAAGAGACCTATGCTTAAAAGTAGCAGAGCAACAAGGGTTTTTTCATGTGATCACTCAAGGCCCCGTACTAGGCACAGAACGTCGCCTAGTATATAACAATGCTTCGCGGGGGAGGGAAACTGCCAAACTTCCACTTGCACGCAGTATCATGGAATGTGAACTCCGCAAGGATGCTTATAAATATGGATTGTTGAGAGTTTTGGATGCACAAAGTCACATAGCAATTGAAGAATCATTTGGGTGTGTTAACTTGCGCTACCTTGCTTTGTCGGAACATGAGGATCTTCCTAGTTCTGTGTCCTTGGTATGGAATCTGCATGGAGACTATCGCTCTCTTCGAGAGCTGTTGCAGCAATTGAAATTTGGAAGATGCGACAACTTAGGCATATCAAGTGTGGTCGAATTTATCTTCCTCAACCCGATGGACTAGATGACTTGATAATCTTGGAAAATCTTCAGACGCTTGGGTATGCAGTGAATTTGAGGTTGAGTGAGGATGTGTGCAAGATCATTCCCAATATCAAGAAATTGAATCTTGAATATAATCGTGAATTGCAAGGATGGGATGCTAGCTTGATTGAGTGTTTGTGTAATCTTGATCGCTTGCATAAACTTGAATCACTCAAACTGAGAGGCGAGATTAGGTGGTGTCACATGTATTCTCAACTGAATGAGATACTCACATTTCCCAGATTGCTAAACAAGTTGAGCTTGAGTATGATCGATTTTGATTGGGATGATCTGACAATGATTGGTTCGTTGCCCCTACTCGAAGTTCTCGAGGTACAATATAACAATCTCGGGAGGGACGGCACGTGGAGTCCTGTTAATGGGCAATTTCAACGCCTCAAGTTCTTGAAAATTGATCAATGTAGTCTGTTTTGTTGGAATGCAGATAGTTGTCATTTCCCAATTCTGGAAAAGCTTCTTCTTTGTTGGTTAACTATGTTGGAAGAGATTCCATGGGGTATTGGTGAGATACCAACACTCAAACTTATTCATCTGGATTGTTGTAGTAACTCTGCCACGATTTCAGCTATCAAAATCAAAGACGAGCAGCTCGAGTATCAGGACAATGATGACCTTCAAATCCAAGTTATTGTGGATGATGGTCAAATGAAGAGCTTCATGGCAATGGTGGAAACTGAGGGCCTCACACTTAATAATGTTCAACTCCATACATTCTAGGCATTTCGTTTTCTTGGTTTCAATAAATTTACacgataatttttatttttcgtttCATATTTTGTGCTTGTATTGTTATGCACTTGTAATACatagtagtatatttttaaaattttaaattatttaaaaatgtcaaaatgccATTATtttatgagttagattaatagggaatgaaatcaaataaaagggtggaatgaaatcaaataacaaaatgccattattttattgagtgtttggtttaacaatggaaagaaATAGTAagagattctctttcttttgtttttcctcTATTTTGAAGGGTAACAAATTGAGTGATTGaattaccctcaagtaagggtattAATTGTTAACTCATTACCTAAACCAAACAAGTagttgattcaattaattgaatcccttCTCAACCACCAAAAATACCCAAACAAACATGGGCTTAGTAGcaattgttattaattttttgaatgtGTTCGTccttatattaaaaatatgagTATATATAATTGTTACATAATTGTGCTccttatattataaatattatatagcTGTTATAATTGCTTATCCCTAGTtctattataaatataaactaGTACTATTAAATTTCAATGAAAATGTAAACTaaacctcaaaaaaaaaaaaaaaaagacaacaaCATGGGGTTCTCAAAATTAGGATGACAATAAGACTATTGGAAAAAGCTCATCCAAATACTCAACAGGGATTTTATCTCAACAGAGATGTTCACATTGATGAGTTCCTACTACGGGATCTCATAAATTTGAAATATGAAGCCAAAAATTAATTAGTATATTGCCATAATCTTAAAATTTTAAGCTATATATCAAAAAATATTTCTATAGTATTTTGATTCGAATATTTTGTGAAGCAGTAATTCTTAAACTAAAAAATCCAACGCAGAGAGCAGTTAGAGACTCACCTACGGCAGGGGAAGCAACTCTCCATTCAGAAGCAACATAAGCTAGGCTGAACTGCAAAACGACGACGTACCCTTCACTTGTAAAACATGTTTTCACACTAATCCAACTTTCAAACAATTATGGTTACAAACACAATTCAGCACTCAGGTTTCATAATCATCGACAAAATCCTTCGATCGGCTCTTTGATTTGCCTGAAAATCGATAGATGGACAATATCAAACGCTGTGACTATAACAGAAACATTAAGGCGTAATATTGCAAAGTACTAAGACTAACCTGTTAGGCAAGTTGCACACTCACTTGACCTCAAAAAGAAGATTCGACGAAAAGGTCAAAGGAAAACTTGTCTTTTAATTCATTGGCACAAGCGACAGCTAAAGGATTGCACTCGCGTAAGTGAATGATCTCTATGGAAGAGTGGTCATACGGCCAATCGAGCTGTTGTAATTTGTAGCAATGTTGCATGCTTAGTCTACGAAGCTCCGGGAAGCTTCCATGTTGAGGTCTCCATCGCACCATATCGGTGTCTTCAATTTGAAGTTCAATAAGTTTCAAAAAACTCCCCGGTGTTATGTCCCATTCTGGGCCTCGGAATGCATATTGATATAACATGAGAATCTCGAGATTTGGCAGCAGCGAACCAATATCATTCATGTAATTCCAAGGATACCCCCCTAACCCAGACAACAATAACACTGTGAGACTTGATGGAAACATTGAAAGAGGAATCGTATTACACTCATACTTTATCTCGGGATTATTAACCCAATATGAGAGTTTCTCTAGATTCTGGAGTTGGGAGATATAACCCAAGCAACTCAATGGGTTtctttcatcatcatcatcatcatcatcataaggCTTCAACTCCACTTCAATCATTAATCTCTTTAAATTAGGAATTCTTTTGAGAACTTCCCTTGTAAAACTGTTTGCACTCACACAATTAAGTGTCATGAGTTTGTTCAAGGCAGCATCATCAGTATTAGGGGTTGGTATGTCCCTTCCCCAAATCTCAAGATGTTCTAGTTCTTGCATGTCCCAAATTTGCACAGGCATATAAGGCTGAACTCCACGctttttaatgtatatatatggaTTGATAATCAAGAATTGAAGGTGAAAAAGGTTGGATATGGAAGGAGGGAGCTCCCCGTTGCATTTTAGGGAAAGGTAACGCAGACAAACaagtttcaaaatttcaattggGATATCATAAAATCGAACTCCAAAAGCAGCTAGCACCCTGAGCAACTTAAAACCCATGGCATGTATTGGGATTGGATAAGGGTGATCGAGACCATGACAAAGGAGAGAACGGGCAGTGGATGCACAATCACTTTTTATTAAATCACACACTTGTTTGAAGCAGAATAAGTTGTTGTAATGGGCACACATGCGACGCTGGTCTTTAATAACATCATCACAACCTCGTAAGACATGTAGAAACTTGATCCTACTAGCTTCTACCTTACATAAGTGCTGCCAACAAGAATGCACGCGATACTTTCTCTCTGAAAACCACGAAATTTTTGTGTCGAGAAGAAGATGATACGACTCAGAAAGCTTTTCCCAGAAACCTTCAAaacttttttcaaaattcagTTCAAGAAAGCCCTCAGCACTCAACAGATGAATGATATCGAATGGTCTTTGATCAGCATAAGGAGGGAAAGCTCCCATATAGAGAAAAGGCATTTTAAAATGTTGGGGTAAGTAGTCATAGCTTGGGAAAAGTACCtctgatatttgattatatgctTCCACAAAGAGTGAACTATGTTGTTTGAGTACCTCAGTCCAATATTCTGGGGTCTTGTCGGCTTTTGATAGGAGCTCTGCAACCTTGACTATCATAAGAGGAAGACCTTCACATTTCTTGGCAATCTTCTCTCCCAGTTCCTCAAGTTGGAGAGGGAAACCTTCTTCACTAAACACCTTCTCACCAAACACCTTCTCACCAAGTAATTTCTTACTATCTTCTTCATTCAACAAGCTCATTCTTATGCCCCTATGCTGCGTGAATTTTATAGCTTGTCTACTTGTAAGTATGTATCCAATCCTTCCAACTATATTATTTTCTTGCAAGCAATTTATCATGTGTCTTATGGCTTGTACctcccaaacatcatccaacacGATGAGACATTTCTTATCCTGCaataatttttctttcaatagtCCAACTAATTCCTCCTCCTCACCATCATCTCCTTGGGCAAGCATTTGGTAAGCGTTGGGATCCACTTGAGCAAGAACGCAGCGTAATAGTTCATTGGGTTCGCATTTTCTGCCCACTTTGACCCATGCTCGGAACTCAAAATGGCTCCGAATTGATGGATCTTCAAAAATATGTTTAGCAAGAGTTGTCTTTCCAACGCCAGCCATCCCAACAATCGAATAGTAGTTATTACCTTCAAGAAGATAATCTATGAGTTTTTGAAATTCATCAGATAATCGAATAGTCATTACCATCTTAGACTTGATCATTCCACCAGAATCAATTCTTGAGGAAATAGgctcgccttcttcttcaggCATATTCTCCATTTCAATGAAGTACTCCACCTCCATCATCTTCACCATCTCGATGAAGCAATCAACATGGTGTTGCAGACTCTGTAGATCTACAGAGAAAGACAAGTTGTCTCTCTCGCTTTCGAGTTGTGGAAGAATCTGATGTAAGAGATGGGATTCGAGTAAATCTTCGAATTCCCAAACAGCCTCTTTTATGAGTTCATCCAAAGCATTCACCTCCGTCCTGATCTTGCTGCAGCTGGTCTTGTCCAATAACCGCAGAACTCTCTGCAAGTAATCCATCTGGTCGTAGACAAGCTGTAAGATTTGTGGAGAGTGGGAAATGAGAGAAATGCGAGACGATTGTAGAATACGCTGAATCGTATTCTTGAGAGAAATCGCCGCACCATAAGCCGCCATACCCAAATTATCAGCTCAGAATACGATTGTTGAAATGAAATTGCTTAGCTCTGCAATTTTCCTCCAAAATGAAGCTTAAACTAAACTGCaatcagcccagaataaaattcAGTCGCCTAACAAAGAAACGGAGAAGCAGAAGAAGGAATTATAATAAGCaaattgagatgaaataaatgATAGATCTCAGCTCGCTGCTGTACCTCTCGTGGAGGAGTTGGCGCAAGTCGACGGCGGCGGCAGCTGGTTTTGATACAATTTCAGAAACATTCAAAACCACATTCAAGAATTTAGtaaatgatttgaaaagatgtGTATAATGCAATGGTAAAATCGATCTATTGATGATTTTTATGGCAATTGTGTGTAAGAATAGTAGCGAGAAACTAAGCAACCGAAGATTCTAATTATGAAGATTGAGCAATCAACCAGTTGAAAATTATGAGGGTTGCTTCAAAATCAACTTTGCTTTTAATGTTTTTCAACTACCAAATTAAATGAAACAGTATGAGTTCCCCACTCAAATTAAATGAAACAGTATGAGcatattgaatttttttccTTTAGCAGAATTGATGATTAAGATAAGATGGACCCCCTTACTACGACGCCATAGTATCGTGGTTTTTGGAAATTGGAACCTTTATTTTATACTAGCAGAAGGCGTTATACAGCATAGTCaatgttaatttatttaatcaaaacaaaaaaatataaatataaaatatttagggtaaatatcatcaaaattcCTAAACTACGTGCCCCCGATATCACTGCCCAGGTATCTAAATACGTGTCAGTGTGAATTTTAATTTCCACGGTggatttttattttgggttaatagtgttttatgtctcgAATTTTTAGCGTTTTCCACAAAATATCCCGAATTTTAATTTTCTCCTAAAAGACCCCGAACTTTCaaatttttccataaaatatcaagctatacaaaattcagcgacaaaaagatgaattatcttgccgaaagaaatattttggggaccGTCATTGTTGGAAAACTTTATTAGGAACCACTATTGTTGGAAAACGCTAAAAGTTTGTGCTTTTTATCATCTTTCCatcatcgaattttgtatagcgggacattttgtggaaaaaactaaaagttcaggattttttaggagaaaataaaagttcagacataaaacactattaacccttttatttttaaaatgatatggtacgaaacgacgtcgtttttgctatgtcacttaaaaaaataaaataaaaattacactatggcatccggcgagccacatcacgtttctggtgaccgaaaaatagatgcgggatatatttgataaaacctgatagtttgagggtttagagaacatttcgaaactttcagggtatttttgataaaacaggTATAGTTCGGAGGTTTtgatgatatttacccaaatatttattatatttaaatttttaattagcaATTTGGTCTATTTAATTCAATAACTACAGTAAaacctctttaaaataatactcagAAAATAATAAACTCTGTAAACTAATGATTTTCTTTGGTCCTGATTTAGGTCAGtttaaataatcataaattttaataaaataacgATTTTTTAGAGATtccttttataaatatatatgttttgttaatattataaattaataattgttaaGATATGAACCTATTGTGAATCATCATCAGTTTGATCATCATTGTGATCTCCCGTAATATCAGCCAGAATGAACTGACATGTATTATTACCAAtagttaaagaaaaaatatttatgtacAACAAAATTAACATCAAATCTTGATCATTTCTATAATTTGATCGATCTAAAATCAAGAGCACATTATATGAGTTAGCAACATCCATACAATGGCTTCTACACGTGGAATAGTTTGAAGAGGAGTAAGAAGATGGATTAATTGTCTCatttatcttttgtttttgtttttatgttGGTTTGTATTGTTTTggtttttgttgttttattttagTTGAATGATTGAggttgtttttgttgttttgcTTCATCGTGCATTTTATTTTGATTGAGATTAATTGTAGTGACAAAAGTTGTGATCGATGATGAATGGTTGTTGATGATATGAAATTGTTATTTTGGGATGAATTGTTGTGTATCACATGTGGATTTGGCAtgtagagtttgaacttgtgcTAAATGTTGCACtttcaagaatttaaaaaagaaaaacgagcCTGTAAGATTTTAGTCATggattgtcatattatcacgATCTCATTTTATTCTTGAATGTAAATCAATTTAGCATTGTGTTTTGATCTCTATAACTTGCCATGAATTCTCTCTTGAAAATGTAAGTAGATGAATATTGAAGTGACTTAAGGTCatccttgttagccacttgacctTGATTGTGTCCAAATTCAATATGATTCTATAGTTTGCCTACTT
It contains:
- the LOC130994757 gene encoding putative late blight resistance protein homolog R1A-10, giving the protein MAAYGAAISLKNTIQRILQSSRISLISHSPQILQLVYDQMDYLQRVLRLLDKTSCSKIRTEVNALDELIKEAVWEFEDLLESHLLHQILPQLESERDNLSFSVDLQSLQHHVDCFIEMVKMMEVEYFIEMENMPEEEGEPISSRIDSGGMIKSKMVMTIRLSDEFQKLIDYLLEGNNYYSIVGMAGVGKTTLAKHIFEDPSIRSHFEFRAWVKVGRKCEPNELLRCVLAQVDPNAYQMLAQGDDGEEEELVGLLKEKLLQDKKCLIVLDDVWEVQAIRHMINCLQENNIVGRIGYILTSRQAIKFTQHRGIRMSLLNEEDSKKLLGEKVFGEKVFSEEGFPLQLEELGEKIAKKCEGLPLMIVKVAELLSKADKTPEYWTEVLKQHSSLFVEAYNQISEVLFPSYDYLPQHFKMPFLYMGAFPPYADQRPFDIIHLLSAEGFLELNFEKSFEGFWEKLSESYHLLLDTKISWFSERKYRVHSCWQHLCKVEASRIKFLHVLRGCDDVIKDQRRMCAHYNNLFCFKQVCDLIKSDCASTARSLLCHGLDHPYPIPIHAMGFKLLRVLAAFGVRFYDIPIEILKLVCLRYLSLKCNGELPPSISNLFHLQFLIINPYIYIKKRGVQPYMPVQIWDMQELEHLEIWGRDIPTPNTDDAALNKLMTLNCVSANSFTREVLKRIPNLKRLMIEVELKPYDDDDDDDERNPLSCLGYISQLQNLEKLSYWVNNPEIKYECNTIPLSMFPSSLTVLLLSGLGGYPWNYMNDIGSLLPNLEILMLYQYAFRGPEWDITPGSFLKLIELQIEDTDMVRWRPQHGSFPELRRLSMQHCYKLQQLDWPYDHSSIEIIHLRECNPLAVACANELKDKFSFDLFVESSF
- the LOC130994379 gene encoding putative late blight resistance protein homolog R1B-16; translation: MAAYAALISLLNNIQQMMNHPNLSTSFHNNQIQSLEEKAALLLDFIETYNYVGGGSEEAQDLESLMASAAHTAEDMIESHIVNQVLLPLSADDREAALSFSLYLQKKSSIEKKNAPAVGDVDQFHGGSNQEIEEPAPHVAGGGCWINFMQLIKRKRAIQEKNEAAVGDVDQFHGESNLSYFDYLRQIIEDMDAIIEKANELKEKQRLREDQPPTHSTPLYTETREESGMVGFHDELIQLLDELTGHRSNLQIISIVGMGGMGKTTLAKHIYANQLIIEHFDIRAWATVSQQYNAKQILQQLLSSQGKSSDKTVDELGEQLYKTLSGRRYLIILDDIWSFEAWNEVRCFFPDNGSGSRILLTTRLSDVANDCGSSCFQKNLLDEVESWQLFCKKAFQNEDCPSELEKVGREIVKLCKGLALTIVVIGGSLLNSPRTVGYWKNVAEDIESSPNSKQKDESLDVLFSSYNHLPPRLKPCFLHIGVLKLTNYENLHISRIIQLWIAEGFLKSNGGRVLEEIAEDYLKELIDRNLILVSKRSKTGKMKRFDIHDLLRDLCLKVAEQQGFFHVITQGPVLGTERRLVYNNASRGRETAKLPLARSIMECELRKDAYKYGLLRVLDAQSHIAIEESFGCVNLRYLALSEHEDLPSSVSLTLGYAVNLRLSEDVCKIIPNIKKLNLEYNRELQGWDASLIECLCNLDRLHKLESLKLRGEIRWCHMYSQLNEILTFPRLLNKLSLSMIDFDWDDLTMIGSLPLLEVLEVQYNNLGRDGTWSPVNGQFQRLKFLKIDQCSLFCWNADSCHFPILEKLLLCWLTMLEEIPWGIGEIPTLKLIHLDCCSNSATISAIKIKDEQLEYQDNDDLQIQVIVDDGQMKSFMAMVETEGLTLNNVQLHTF